A genomic stretch from Hemicordylus capensis ecotype Gifberg chromosome 5, rHemCap1.1.pri, whole genome shotgun sequence includes:
- the SYCP3 gene encoding synaptonemal complex protein 3 isoform X1: MAPSGRKSAGKGAKPAQDDPILHAYGYEDDLKKHLGVSDEDTREDEIPVMDKHGKKRPSVTPLVVAEDDVGGEVQNMLERFGADINKALLAKRKRLEMYTKASLKTSNQKIELVWKTQQEQRQKLNNEYSQQFLQVFQQWDADIHKAEEQEEKLANVFRQQQKVFQQARIVQSQRLKAIKQLYEQFLKGMEDMEKTHENLLAGAQSELRKEMAMLQKKIMMDTQQQEMATVRKSLQSMLF; encoded by the exons ATGGCACCGTCAGGAAGAAAATCTGCAGGGAAAGGTGCCAAACCAGCACAAGATGATCCAATTCTACATGCCTATGGCTATGAAGATGATCTGAAAAAACATTTAGGAGTTTCTGATGAGGATACCAGAGAAG ATGAAATTCCAGTTATGGATAAGCATGGGAAAAAAAGACCTTCAGTGACTCCTCTTGTTGTAGCTGAAGATGATGTTGG GGGAGAAGTACAGAATATGCTGGAACGATTTGGAG CGGATATTAACAAAGCTCTTCTGGCTAAAAGGAAAAGATTAGAAATGTATACTAAAGCCTCTCTCAAAACAAGTAACCAGAAAATAGAACTTGTTTGGAAAACACAACAAGAACAAAG GCAGAAGCTCAACAATGAGTATTCCCAGCAGTTCCTACAAGTATTTCAACAATGGGATGCTGATATACATAAAGCAGAGGAGCAGGAAGAAAAACTAGca AATGTGTTTCGGCAACAGCAAAAGGTTTTCCAACAAGCAAGAATAGTTCAGAGTCAGAGACTGAAAGCCATTAAGCAGCTGTATGAGCAGTTTTTAAAG GGTATGGAAGACATGGAGAAGACGCATGAAAACCTTTTAGCAGGTGCACAAAGTGAACTTCGTAAAGAAATGGCTATGTTGCAAAAGAAAATTATGATGGACACT caacagcaagagatggCAACCGTTCGCAAGTCTCTTCAGTCCATGTTATTCTGA
- the SYCP3 gene encoding synaptonemal complex protein 3 isoform X2, translating into MAPSGRKSAGKGAKPAQDDPILHAYGYEDDLKKHLGVSDEDTREDEIPVMDKHGKKRPSVTPLVVAEDDVGGEVQNMLERFGADINKALLAKRKRLEMYTKASLKTSNQKIELVWKTQQEQRQKLNNEYSQQFLQVFQQWDADIHKAEEQEEKLAGMEDMEKTHENLLAGAQSELRKEMAMLQKKIMMDTQQQEMATVRKSLQSMLF; encoded by the exons ATGGCACCGTCAGGAAGAAAATCTGCAGGGAAAGGTGCCAAACCAGCACAAGATGATCCAATTCTACATGCCTATGGCTATGAAGATGATCTGAAAAAACATTTAGGAGTTTCTGATGAGGATACCAGAGAAG ATGAAATTCCAGTTATGGATAAGCATGGGAAAAAAAGACCTTCAGTGACTCCTCTTGTTGTAGCTGAAGATGATGTTGG GGGAGAAGTACAGAATATGCTGGAACGATTTGGAG CGGATATTAACAAAGCTCTTCTGGCTAAAAGGAAAAGATTAGAAATGTATACTAAAGCCTCTCTCAAAACAAGTAACCAGAAAATAGAACTTGTTTGGAAAACACAACAAGAACAAAG GCAGAAGCTCAACAATGAGTATTCCCAGCAGTTCCTACAAGTATTTCAACAATGGGATGCTGATATACATAAAGCAGAGGAGCAGGAAGAAAAACTAGca GGTATGGAAGACATGGAGAAGACGCATGAAAACCTTTTAGCAGGTGCACAAAGTGAACTTCGTAAAGAAATGGCTATGTTGCAAAAGAAAATTATGATGGACACT caacagcaagagatggCAACCGTTCGCAAGTCTCTTCAGTCCATGTTATTCTGA